Proteins encoded in a region of the Limisphaerales bacterium genome:
- a CDS encoding sodium:proton antiporter, giving the protein MAISFVAILVVACGMALLAKRLRLPYTVVLVVAGLIVSALSAGGQLGMNLKLTPELLLQLFLPILLFEAAFHVDLKSFLNNKRAILCLAIPGVIIGMVLTTALFMGVGELFRLGLSWQLVLLAAAMLAATDPISVVALFKEFTVSKRLGIIIEGESLINDGIAVVVFAVVVKITSAHLGLTLPHLDSTESLQALQVVLDFLREVLLGTAIGLGIGLGISYLTSKFDDQHIEVALTVIAAYGANVAAMELHASGVIAVVVCGMMIGNVGVKHGMSPTTREEVVSFWEFAAFVANSFVFILIGLEIKLAGLWEQAVPIVLFFVIMILVRAITVFGVHGLVRRADLRLKQEWLPVITWAGVRGSLSMVLAMMLLVAAKSDAGTAAEANRLVLLNIVYGVVLMSILLQGTTMAWLMKRGGLIIETTEETEYELALARRQAIRVMLDNLESSERKGTLSHETFETLHGQLLARRQANDKRIAQMLEQTPTLNTIELQIESAHLSALEKQVYRDLEKAGDLDYDSMESLVREVVDRKL; this is encoded by the coding sequence ATGGCAATTTCATTTGTTGCAATTTTGGTGGTCGCCTGCGGGATGGCGCTCTTGGCAAAGCGGTTGCGCTTGCCGTACACGGTGGTGTTGGTGGTGGCGGGGTTGATCGTCAGCGCATTGTCGGCGGGCGGCCAACTGGGGATGAACCTCAAGCTCACGCCGGAATTACTGCTGCAATTGTTTTTGCCGATCCTGCTGTTTGAGGCGGCGTTTCACGTGGACCTCAAATCGTTTCTGAACAATAAACGCGCCATTCTGTGCCTCGCCATCCCGGGGGTGATCATTGGGATGGTGCTCACCACCGCGCTCTTCATGGGCGTGGGCGAATTGTTCCGGCTCGGTCTGAGTTGGCAATTGGTGCTGCTGGCCGCAGCAATGTTGGCGGCGACCGATCCCATTTCGGTGGTGGCGCTCTTCAAGGAATTTACCGTGTCCAAACGGCTCGGGATTATCATCGAAGGCGAGAGTTTAATTAACGACGGCATCGCGGTGGTGGTGTTCGCCGTGGTGGTCAAAATCACCAGCGCGCACCTCGGCCTCACGTTGCCGCATCTGGATTCCACGGAAAGTTTGCAGGCGCTGCAAGTGGTGCTCGATTTCCTGCGTGAGGTGCTGCTCGGCACCGCCATCGGCCTCGGCATCGGGTTGGGCATTTCGTATCTCACCAGTAAGTTTGATGATCAACACATCGAGGTGGCCCTAACCGTCATTGCCGCGTACGGCGCGAATGTGGCGGCGATGGAGCTGCACGCTTCGGGCGTCATCGCCGTGGTGGTGTGCGGCATGATGATCGGCAACGTGGGCGTGAAGCACGGCATGAGCCCCACCACGCGCGAGGAGGTGGTGAGCTTTTGGGAATTCGCCGCGTTCGTCGCCAACTCATTTGTGTTCATCCTCATCGGGCTGGAAATTAAACTGGCCGGTTTATGGGAACAAGCGGTGCCGATTGTTTTGTTTTTTGTGATCATGATTCTCGTGCGGGCCATCACTGTGTTCGGCGTGCACGGCCTTGTGCGGCGCGCGGATTTACGGCTCAAACAGGAATGGCTCCCCGTCATCACGTGGGCCGGCGTGCGCGGGAGTTTGTCGATGGTGCTGGCGATGATGTTGTTGGTGGCCGCAAAAAGCGACGCTGGCACTGCCGCCGAGGCAAATCGATTGGTGTTGTTAAACATCGTGTACGGCGTGGTGTTGATGTCCATTTTATTGCAGGGCACCACCATGGCGTGGCTGATGAAACGCGGCGGGCTCATCATCGAAACCACCGAGGAAACCGAATATGAACTCGCGCTGGCCCGCCGCCAAGCCATCCGCGTGATGCTGGATAATCTGGAATCCTCCGAACGCAAAGGCACTCTCTCGCACGAAACCTTTGAGACGCTGCACGGCCAACTCCTCGCCCGCCGCCAAGCCAACGACAAACGCATCGCCCAAATGCTCGAGCAAACGCCCACGCTCAACACCATCGAACTGCAAATCGAATCCGCCCACCTCAGCGCGCTGGAAAAACAAGTCTACCGCGACCTGGAAAAAGCCGGTGATTTGGATTACGATTCGATGGAGTCGTTGGTCCGCGAAGTAGTGGATCGCAAATTGTAG
- a CDS encoding zinc ribbon domain-containing protein — protein sequence MPIFEYACPECRRIFQFLSRRLKPTRKPACPKCGGKKLVKEVSQFAALKGAAEPKAASPGADGAGEPDGMPDMDDPRVQHAMREMERDMGHMDENNPKHMAHMMRKMQDLMPADAMPKEMNDAIKRLEAGEDPEKIEADMGEIFDEFMGPEEGGGAGGSGGGGYSRDGGLYDM from the coding sequence ATGCCAATTTTTGAATATGCCTGTCCCGAGTGTCGGAGGATTTTTCAATTCCTCTCACGCCGTCTCAAGCCCACGCGCAAACCCGCTTGCCCCAAATGCGGCGGCAAAAAATTGGTCAAAGAAGTCAGCCAATTTGCCGCCCTCAAAGGCGCCGCCGAACCCAAAGCGGCCTCGCCCGGTGCCGACGGCGCAGGCGAACCTGATGGCATGCCGGATATGGATGATCCCCGCGTGCAACACGCGATGCGCGAGATGGAGCGTGATATGGGGCATATGGACGAAAATAACCCCAAACATATGGCGCATATGATGCGCAAAATGCAGGATCTCATGCCCGCCGACGCGATGCCCAAGGAAATGAATGACGCCATCAAACGCTTGGAAGCAGGCGAAGACCCTGAAAAAATCGAGGCAGATATGGGCGAAATTTTCGATGAATTTATGGGGCCGGAAGAAGGCGGCGGTGCGGGCGGATCGGGCGGCGGCGGGTATTCGCGCGACGGGGGGCTTTATGATATGTGA